A genomic region of Methylobacterium durans contains the following coding sequences:
- the bcsN gene encoding cellulose biosynthesis protein BcsN, with product MTDLPAYAGVQARRLFGTGLALAVVCLALPACTTTQGRQMTSRAAPDAFFSSLDTRAPTKSGPLVTLPRSGAVVSLQETSYANGRRQRISLEGSNTESRIEIMLRTGGRGGVPMEKPTRAGVAGELAKISSDGAYRIVRRPMRNRYGEFGVALSDRCAYAWQWIDNLRHHNGGSASWTGGEIAASLRIQHCQRRPSPSEVLLADLQRLDIRTSTGQEPVREARPRRQIARSAEQQQPAPTPAAPVVPPLSPPPVAVNNSRTLVTVAPEAPRSPQYLTGQPARPESVSAASGELGQTFAVPRPSGQGGASLEQPRFLTERIANAGDKRPSEAAPPPPPVRAAQPDRLSADVPAQAYRGPVPPPFGW from the coding sequence ATGACCGACCTTCCTGCTTATGCCGGCGTCCAAGCTCGGCGCCTGTTCGGGACAGGCCTCGCGCTGGCCGTCGTCTGCCTCGCGCTGCCGGCCTGCACCACAACCCAGGGTCGGCAGATGACGAGCCGTGCGGCGCCGGACGCCTTCTTCAGCTCACTGGACACGCGTGCGCCGACAAAGAGCGGTCCGCTGGTGACGCTGCCCCGCAGTGGAGCGGTCGTCTCGTTGCAGGAGACCTCCTACGCCAACGGCCGTCGCCAGCGCATCTCGCTCGAAGGATCGAACACCGAGAGCCGGATCGAGATCATGCTCCGAACCGGCGGACGTGGCGGCGTGCCGATGGAGAAGCCGACCCGCGCCGGCGTCGCCGGGGAACTCGCCAAGATTTCGTCCGACGGAGCCTACCGCATCGTCCGGCGACCGATGCGCAATCGCTACGGGGAGTTCGGGGTCGCATTGAGCGACCGCTGCGCCTACGCGTGGCAGTGGATCGACAATCTCCGCCACCATAATGGTGGATCCGCATCCTGGACGGGCGGCGAGATCGCCGCGTCCCTACGCATCCAGCATTGTCAGCGGAGGCCCTCCCCGTCAGAGGTCTTGTTGGCCGACCTGCAAAGGCTGGACATCCGGACGAGCACAGGACAAGAGCCGGTCCGCGAGGCGCGACCGCGCCGGCAGATCGCGAGGTCCGCCGAGCAGCAGCAACCCGCTCCAACGCCCGCAGCGCCGGTCGTCCCGCCGCTGTCGCCGCCCCCCGTCGCTGTCAACAACAGCCGAACTCTCGTGACGGTCGCGCCGGAGGCGCCGCGGTCGCCTCAGTACCTGACGGGACAGCCAGCGCGCCCTGAAAGCGTCTCGGCTGCCTCGGGCGAGCTCGGTCAAACCTTCGCCGTACCGAGACCGAGCGGCCAGGGCGGCGCATCGCTCGAGCAACCGCGCTTCTTGACCGAGCGGATCGCGAATGCCGGAGACAAGCGGCCGAGCGAGGCCGCGCCGCCTCCACCGCCGGTCCGCGCGGCACAGCCGGATCGGCTCTCGGCTGACGTCCCGGCTCAGGCGTATCGCGGCCCTGTGCCGCCACCCTTCGGTTGGTAG
- a CDS encoding Calx-beta domain-containing protein — translation MDFSVSSSWNSGFIGSVSVKNAASSGTNGWLVEFDAPFEITNLWNGTIVSHVGNHYVVRDAGWNSAIAPNGSVTFGFQAASQGTPPSPTRFTVNGESASPTGAPALPVISISDSSVTEGNSGTLPASFKVSLTAASNEPITVAYSSLNGSATAGSDYTATSGTLTFAPGETTKTISVPVIDDTLVESSETFQVRLSSATKATIGQAIGTGTILNDDAAPPPSPSISVSDVSLQEGSGGTTNAVFTLTLSASSAAKVTVGYQTQDGTALVGSDYTATSGTLTFNPGETVKTVVVPVTGDVQTEASETFKLNLLQPTGATLAKAQGTATIVDDDAPRPTLSVADISVAEGNPVVTSTGSTGSGVGSGFFHTQGSQILDAAGHTVKIAGVNWFGMESGRFSPDGLNVRNYKDMMQQMVDLGFNTIRLPFSDQLFDAASAPNGIDFSKNPDLAGLSGLQIMDKIVDAAGQLGLKIILDHHRSSAGAGTSENGLWYNGTYSEQAWINDWTMLAKHFAGNSTVIGADLHNEPYNGTWGGGGATDWAAAAERAGNAVLTANPNWLIFVEGVASYQNNYYWWGGNLMGVKDRPIQLSSPGHLVYSAHDYPNSIYGQPWFSDPSFPNNLPAKFDQMWGYIARENIAPVYLGEFGSKLTDPKDVAWLSKLQSYLSGDYDANGTRDIATGQQGVSWTWWSWNPNSGDTGGILKDDWTGVQTDKVASLQPLMFHFNADGTGGTTSVNGTTSATFTVTLSAAAATPVSVDYTTLPGTADATDFTAAKGTLTFAPGETTKIVTVAVQGDATAEANETFQFALSAPRNADLGHGTATATIVNDDGGVVAPPTSPPSTGTPTPTGTALLAAKTTVVNDWGTGVVTSTALKNTGSAALDDWTIKLKTPLEITNIWNAEIVSHTNGEYVIHSAAWNHHLDPGQEISFGFQAAGHTTAGSFDWVI, via the coding sequence GTGGACTTTAGCGTCAGCAGCAGCTGGAACTCGGGCTTCATCGGCTCGGTGTCGGTGAAGAATGCGGCCTCATCTGGCACGAATGGCTGGCTCGTCGAGTTCGACGCTCCTTTCGAGATCACGAATCTCTGGAACGGCACCATCGTTAGCCATGTGGGCAACCACTACGTGGTCCGGGATGCCGGCTGGAACAGTGCGATCGCGCCGAACGGATCCGTAACTTTCGGGTTCCAGGCTGCATCCCAGGGTACCCCGCCCTCGCCGACGAGATTTACCGTGAACGGCGAATCGGCGAGTCCGACCGGAGCACCGGCTCTTCCGGTCATCTCCATCAGCGATTCGTCGGTCACAGAGGGCAATTCAGGCACGCTGCCCGCGAGCTTCAAGGTTTCTCTCACCGCAGCGTCGAACGAACCGATCACTGTGGCCTACTCGAGCCTGAATGGCAGTGCGACGGCCGGATCGGACTACACGGCGACCAGCGGCACGCTCACCTTCGCTCCGGGCGAGACGACCAAGACGATCAGCGTGCCTGTCATCGACGACACGCTCGTCGAGAGCAGCGAGACCTTCCAGGTCAGGCTGTCGAGTGCGACGAAGGCAACGATCGGCCAGGCCATCGGTACCGGCACGATCCTCAATGACGACGCGGCGCCCCCTCCGAGCCCGTCCATCAGCGTATCCGACGTCAGCCTGCAGGAGGGAAGCGGCGGCACCACGAACGCCGTCTTTACGCTGACACTCTCGGCCTCCAGTGCGGCCAAGGTCACGGTCGGGTACCAAACGCAGGACGGGACCGCGCTCGTGGGCTCGGACTACACGGCGACCTCCGGAACTCTCACGTTCAACCCGGGCGAGACCGTCAAGACGGTCGTGGTGCCGGTCACCGGCGACGTGCAGACCGAGGCGAGCGAAACCTTCAAGCTCAATCTCCTGCAGCCAACCGGAGCTACGCTCGCGAAGGCGCAAGGGACCGCAACCATCGTAGACGACGATGCTCCCCGGCCGACGCTGAGCGTCGCCGACATCTCCGTGGCCGAGGGCAACCCGGTGGTCACTTCGACCGGCAGCACGGGCAGCGGCGTTGGCAGCGGCTTCTTCCACACACAGGGAAGCCAGATCCTCGACGCTGCCGGTCACACCGTGAAGATCGCCGGCGTGAACTGGTTCGGCATGGAATCGGGCCGATTCTCTCCGGACGGGCTGAACGTTCGCAACTACAAGGACATGATGCAGCAGATGGTGGACCTCGGGTTCAACACCATCCGCCTGCCCTTCTCCGATCAGCTGTTCGACGCGGCGAGCGCGCCGAACGGCATCGACTTCAGCAAGAATCCGGATCTGGCTGGCCTGTCCGGCCTCCAGATCATGGACAAGATCGTGGACGCTGCCGGCCAACTCGGTCTCAAGATCATCCTCGATCACCACCGCTCCAGCGCCGGTGCCGGGACCTCCGAGAACGGCCTCTGGTACAACGGCACCTACAGCGAGCAGGCTTGGATCAACGACTGGACGATGCTGGCCAAGCACTTCGCCGGCAACAGCACGGTCATCGGAGCCGACCTCCACAACGAGCCCTACAACGGGACATGGGGCGGCGGCGGTGCCACCGACTGGGCCGCGGCGGCCGAGCGGGCCGGCAACGCCGTCCTCACGGCCAATCCGAACTGGCTCATCTTCGTCGAGGGTGTCGCCTCCTACCAGAACAACTACTACTGGTGGGGCGGCAACCTGATGGGGGTCAAAGACCGTCCCATCCAGCTCAGCAGCCCGGGGCACCTCGTCTACTCGGCGCACGATTACCCGAACTCGATCTACGGACAGCCCTGGTTCAGCGATCCGAGCTTCCCGAACAACCTCCCGGCGAAGTTCGACCAGATGTGGGGCTACATCGCGCGCGAGAACATCGCCCCGGTCTATCTCGGCGAGTTCGGCAGCAAGCTGACAGACCCGAAGGATGTCGCCTGGCTGTCGAAGCTGCAATCCTACCTATCGGGTGACTACGACGCCAACGGCACACGCGACATCGCGACCGGGCAGCAGGGCGTCAGCTGGACCTGGTGGTCGTGGAACCCAAACTCAGGCGATACCGGCGGCATCCTCAAGGATGACTGGACGGGCGTGCAGACCGACAAGGTTGCGAGCCTGCAGCCCCTGATGTTCCACTTCAACGCCGACGGCACCGGGGGGACGACGAGTGTCAACGGGACGACGAGCGCGACCTTCACGGTGACGCTGTCGGCAGCGGCGGCAACGCCCGTCAGCGTCGACTACACGACCCTACCAGGGACCGCCGACGCGACTGATTTCACGGCGGCCAAGGGGACGCTCACCTTCGCACCCGGCGAGACGACCAAGATCGTCACGGTCGCTGTCCAGGGTGACGCCACCGCGGAAGCGAACGAGACCTTTCAGTTCGCGCTCTCGGCGCCGCGCAATGCGGATCTCGGTCACGGGACCGCCACGGCGACCATCGTCAATGATGACGGCGGGGTCGTGGCACCTCCGACGAGTCCGCCCTCCACAGGCACCCCCACGCCCACTGGCACAGCGCTCCTCGCTGCCAAGACGACGGTCGTCAACGACTGGGGTACCGGGGTGGTCACCAGCACCGCGCTGAAGAACACGGGCTCGGCCGCGCTCGACGACTGGACGATCAAGCTGAAGACACCTCTGGAGATCACGAACATCTGGAACGCCGAGATCGTCAGCCACACGAACGGCGAGTATGTGATCCACAGTGCGGCCTGGAACCATCATCTCGATCCTGGTCAGGAGATCAGTTTTGGCTTCCAGGCGGCGGGCCACACGACGGCCGGATCGTTCGATTGGGTGATCTGA
- a CDS encoding HigA family addiction module antitoxin: MADFAPTHPREVLRQDFLRPLGLSQYALAKAIAVPETRISEIIRSRRSVSAETALRLARYFGMSAEVWMGMQATYDLEMARDVAPQLIEQQVQPRAA, from the coding sequence ATGGCTGATTTTGCTCCGACGCATCCCAGAGAGGTGCTGCGGCAGGATTTTCTCCGGCCGCTGGGCCTCAGTCAGTACGCCCTTGCCAAGGCCATCGCGGTGCCGGAGACGCGCATCAGCGAGATCATCCGGAGCCGGCGGTCGGTGTCGGCCGAGACGGCTCTGCGGCTCGCCCGGTATTTCGGCATGTCGGCGGAGGTCTGGATGGGTATGCAGGCGACGTATGATCTGGAGATGGCGCGGGATGTTGCCCCGCAGTTGATCGAGCAGCAGGTTCAACCGCGGGCCGCCTGA
- a CDS encoding BLUF domain-containing protein: MFDEHGLPRGAELDEAALPALYHFVYCSRAADGVDDAEVGRIVESAQRYNLAHGITGVLVFGSGVFFQWIEGPAAQIQKLIASLHGDSRHYDIVTLSQSEEERERLYPNWDMEKVEAEDIRLVLQDALESAEDKNNVAALTRILKQLDSGPLDSLGRS, from the coding sequence ATGTTCGACGAACACGGCCTTCCACGCGGCGCTGAGTTGGACGAAGCCGCGCTGCCCGCGCTTTATCATTTCGTCTACTGCAGCCGTGCCGCCGACGGCGTCGACGACGCCGAGGTCGGCCGCATCGTCGAGTCGGCCCAGCGCTACAATCTCGCGCACGGCATCACTGGGGTGCTGGTTTTCGGCAGCGGCGTCTTCTTCCAGTGGATCGAGGGGCCGGCTGCTCAGATACAGAAGCTGATTGCGAGCCTGCATGGCGATTCGCGCCATTACGATATCGTCACGCTGAGCCAGAGCGAGGAGGAGCGAGAGCGTCTCTATCCGAACTGGGACATGGAGAAGGTCGAGGCCGAGGACATCCGCCTGGTACTACAGGACGCGCTCGAAAGCGCTGAAGACAAAAACAACGTTGCGGCACTGACGCGGATCCTCAAGCAACTCGATTCGGGGCCGCTGGATTCGCTTGGGCGAAGCTGA
- a CDS encoding endo alpha-1,4 polygalactosaminidase, translating into MPKTGMYVLQGVTPSHIAAAPFDVKVIDIYNDAGQTFTPSEVKQMGGGPGSALLLGYFSIGEAETYRDYFKTIPSAALGPENRQWEGNYEVAFWTPEWKAVATAYIDRMLAAGYDGVYFDVVDEYQTPWAKSHAPGGAAGAEQAMVDLIKYLHDYAQAKQPGFKIWVNNAEELLAHPGYLDTIDGMFKENLFYTDSGQKQPASETSYSLGLLQKAINAGKDVISIEYVTGAQKVADVHALNDKYGISSYVAHLDLNGVDSEGVRPGQLTTDARQLIA; encoded by the coding sequence ATGCCAAAGACGGGAATGTACGTCCTGCAGGGTGTGACGCCCTCACACATCGCGGCGGCACCGTTCGACGTCAAGGTCATCGACATCTACAACGATGCCGGCCAGACCTTCACGCCGAGCGAGGTCAAGCAGATGGGCGGCGGCCCGGGCAGCGCTCTGCTTCTCGGCTATTTCAGCATCGGCGAGGCCGAGACCTACCGGGACTATTTCAAGACCATCCCGTCGGCCGCGCTCGGGCCAGAGAACCGCCAGTGGGAAGGCAACTACGAGGTCGCCTTCTGGACGCCCGAATGGAAAGCAGTTGCCACCGCCTACATCGATCGAATGCTGGCGGCCGGTTATGACGGCGTCTACTTCGACGTCGTCGACGAGTATCAGACACCCTGGGCTAAAAGCCACGCGCCGGGCGGCGCGGCCGGCGCCGAGCAGGCCATGGTCGATCTCATCAAATACCTGCACGATTATGCTCAGGCCAAGCAACCCGGCTTCAAGATCTGGGTCAACAACGCCGAGGAGCTGCTGGCCCACCCCGGCTACCTCGACACGATCGACGGGATGTTCAAGGAGAACTTGTTCTACACGGACAGCGGGCAGAAGCAGCCTGCCTCGGAGACCAGCTACAGCCTGGGCCTCCTGCAGAAGGCGATCAACGCCGGCAAGGACGTCATCAGCATCGAGTACGTCACGGGTGCGCAGAAGGTCGCCGACGTCCACGCACTCAACGACAAGTACGGCATCAGCAGCTATGTCGCCCATCTCGACCTGAACGGTGTCGACTCCGAGGGCGTCCGTCCGGGGCAGCTGACCACCGATGCGCGGCAGTTGATCGCCTGA
- a CDS encoding glycosyltransferase codes for MCLFEIPRYTAGFVIIGGVIFLGLNLKPRVRTSEQIRASKRWKVSAVIAGHNEADAMRKCLISLNEQTRKFDEIIVVDDGSTDGMRQMLHKLRAEGLIHMALCNQVRCGKASACNLGFGLATGDIIINLDADCSYDRDAIEKLLIPFDDPKVGTTCGNIGVRNFKQSVAASFQAVEYLISISLGKRIMDYFDLVVCSSGAFGAFRRQAIEQVGVLAVGPGEDLDLTLRLRRAGWKVRFVHDSWCLTDVPHAFSGLIRQRRRWDRDTLRIRFRKFRDTFSFWNPRFKASETWEQVEFFFLNFLVTMIFPIYIGYIFYTLGAADAYVVLAAVALVYVCLDIVAFVIAAACCGRFSFWFYVQLVPFILTFGLYSGFLMRLVRLYAYLEEMIFYASYRDSYVPQRVLDVLDRY; via the coding sequence ATGTGCTTGTTCGAAATTCCACGCTACACCGCAGGTTTCGTGATCATTGGCGGCGTGATCTTCCTTGGTCTCAACTTGAAGCCTCGAGTACGGACGTCAGAGCAGATCCGCGCCAGCAAACGCTGGAAGGTCAGTGCTGTCATTGCCGGACATAACGAAGCCGACGCGATGCGGAAGTGTTTGATCTCGCTCAATGAGCAGACTCGGAAATTCGATGAGATCATTGTCGTGGACGACGGTTCGACGGACGGCATGCGACAAATGCTTCACAAATTGCGAGCGGAGGGCCTGATTCACATGGCCCTTTGCAACCAGGTTCGCTGCGGGAAAGCGTCCGCGTGCAATCTAGGATTTGGGCTGGCTACAGGCGACATCATTATCAACCTCGACGCAGACTGCTCCTACGATCGAGACGCAATCGAAAAGCTCCTGATCCCATTCGACGACCCGAAGGTTGGAACAACCTGCGGCAATATTGGCGTGCGCAACTTCAAACAGTCTGTTGCCGCGTCGTTCCAAGCAGTTGAGTACCTGATCTCAATCTCCTTGGGTAAACGAATTATGGACTACTTTGATTTAGTGGTCTGCTCCTCAGGTGCTTTTGGAGCCTTCCGCCGTCAAGCTATCGAACAAGTGGGCGTTTTGGCCGTCGGTCCCGGCGAGGACCTCGATTTAACATTGCGCTTGCGCCGCGCCGGTTGGAAGGTCCGCTTCGTTCACGATTCTTGGTGCCTCACTGACGTTCCGCACGCTTTCTCAGGGTTAATTCGGCAGCGTCGCCGGTGGGACCGCGACACGCTTCGAATCCGCTTTCGCAAATTCCGCGACACATTCTCGTTTTGGAACCCGCGGTTCAAGGCATCTGAAACTTGGGAGCAAGTCGAGTTTTTCTTTCTAAACTTTTTGGTGACAATGATATTCCCAATTTACATTGGCTATATCTTTTACACACTGGGTGCAGCGGACGCATACGTCGTCTTGGCTGCTGTTGCTCTCGTCTATGTATGTCTGGATATCGTCGCGTTTGTCATAGCAGCCGCGTGCTGCGGGCGCTTTAGTTTTTGGTTTTATGTGCAGCTGGTACCGTTCATTCTCACCTTTGGGCTATACAGCGGTTTCCTCATGCGGCTTGTCAGGCTGTATGCGTACCTTGAAGAGATGATTTTCTACGCGTCCTATCGCGACTCCTACGTTCCTCAGCGCGTCCTGGACGTGTTGGACCGCTATTAA
- a CDS encoding HlyD family secretion protein, with the protein MIRKLSERTNADRFKNDVRAHGKRYGRYLYMAAVGIFAAYLVNLFIGPIIWLEADGLVNSQKIAIASMNEAQVIKINVKSGQRVSKGEVIGEVHSPQVSSNLAMLANQFAETQAKQAELIVRLDIATSTTKAAEDRLNEADVNLKRIVTQRPAGFMSDNFVGNAYREKYLALQEKAKLEAEKRSASGQLENLVKAQKEAREAIDDVKKRYNNGVIVSPFDGYMGAQLAQQGDVLKPGEYFGDLFVGEKHVLAYLPTGTLYNVKKGERVSVADGFNKTEGTLVDIRPISVQLPPAFQRAFRPQERGQVATIALDSTDTFAQATKVRVTGHNLIPGSDKITSTSVSEALKKWMSALFELIEDKYSSIAAWMADEPPQNKVARK; encoded by the coding sequence ATGATCAGAAAACTAAGTGAGCGGACCAATGCGGACAGGTTCAAAAATGATGTCCGCGCTCACGGGAAGCGATATGGCCGCTACCTCTATATGGCCGCGGTCGGAATTTTTGCAGCCTACTTAGTTAATCTATTTATTGGGCCGATTATTTGGCTGGAAGCGGACGGCTTGGTGAATTCGCAGAAAATTGCCATTGCCTCTATGAATGAAGCGCAAGTAATCAAGATTAACGTAAAAAGCGGTCAACGTGTCTCGAAAGGTGAAGTGATCGGTGAGGTTCACTCACCTCAGGTTTCCAGCAATCTTGCGATGCTCGCCAATCAGTTTGCCGAAACGCAGGCAAAACAGGCTGAACTCATTGTACGTCTCGATATAGCAACGAGTACTACGAAGGCAGCGGAAGATCGCCTGAACGAGGCAGACGTCAATCTGAAGCGCATAGTGACCCAGCGCCCGGCTGGCTTCATGTCAGATAATTTTGTCGGCAATGCCTATCGGGAAAAGTATCTTGCGCTTCAAGAGAAGGCCAAGCTTGAAGCGGAGAAAAGGTCAGCTTCCGGTCAGCTCGAGAATCTCGTCAAAGCACAGAAGGAGGCGCGTGAGGCGATCGACGACGTCAAAAAGCGCTACAATAACGGCGTAATCGTGTCGCCATTCGATGGTTACATGGGGGCTCAACTCGCGCAGCAGGGCGACGTGCTGAAACCAGGCGAGTATTTCGGAGATCTCTTTGTTGGGGAAAAGCACGTGCTCGCCTATCTGCCGACGGGCACGCTCTACAATGTGAAAAAAGGCGAGCGTGTGTCAGTCGCGGATGGCTTCAACAAGACTGAGGGGACCCTCGTTGATATTCGCCCTATCTCCGTACAACTTCCTCCGGCCTTCCAGCGAGCTTTCCGTCCGCAGGAGCGAGGCCAAGTGGCCACGATCGCTCTCGATAGCACGGACACGTTCGCGCAGGCCACTAAAGTGCGTGTCACGGGCCACAACCTCATACCGGGCTCCGATAAGATCACCTCGACATCAGTGTCAGAGGCGTTAAAGAAATGGATGAGTGCATTATTTGAGTTGATCGAGGATAAGTACAGCTCGATAGCGGCCTGGATGGCAGATGAACCGCCGCAGAACAAGGTAGCTCGCAAATGA
- a CDS encoding DUF6429 family protein: MAVDEQRIDEAVLALLWLTLHDERRAWKGFDWTVLRRLHAKGLIADPVGRAKSVVLTDEGLRQSEALFRTLFTRPD, encoded by the coding sequence ATGGCGGTCGACGAGCAGCGCATTGACGAGGCGGTGCTCGCCCTTCTGTGGCTGACGCTCCACGACGAGCGTCGAGCTTGGAAGGGCTTCGACTGGACCGTGCTTAGACGTCTTCACGCCAAAGGGCTGATTGCGGATCCGGTCGGACGCGCCAAGTCGGTAGTGCTGACTGACGAGGGGCTGCGTCAATCCGAGGCGCTGTTCCGGACCCTGTTCACGCGGCCCGACTGA
- the tnpC gene encoding IS66 family transposase: MLLEARAESERLRQIIRELQRHRFGRRAESWPEDQLLLALEEAEQVEAADHAGGEETAPTVKAARIAKRRTNRGALPGHLPRIERLIDIASTTCPCCSGSLHWMGEDVSERLDIVPAQFRVLVIRRPKYACRACEEVVVQAPAPARLIEGGLPTDALVAQVLVSKYADHLPLYRQAQIYARQGISLDRSTLADWVGRAAFLLRPVHARLLEHLKASGKLFADETTAPVLDPGRGRTKTGQLWAYARDDRPWGGTDPPGVVYLYAPDRMAERPAAHLSGFEGVLQVDGYAGYKVLAERGPVQLAYCWAHVRRRFYELAQAGPAPIASEMLARIAGLYRIEAEIRGRSAEERRAARQERSRPVIEALEPWLREKLALVSQKSKLAEAIRYALGRWAGLSLFLENGRVEIDSNVVERAIRPLALTRKNALFAGSDGGGEHWAVIASLIETCKLNGVEPQAYLADVIIRIVQGHPQRRLDELLPWGYPSTPTLQAVA; this comes from the coding sequence ATGCTGCTGGAGGCACGCGCCGAGAGTGAGCGGCTGCGGCAGATCATTCGGGAGCTGCAGCGTCATCGCTTTGGACGCCGTGCCGAGAGCTGGCCCGAGGACCAGTTGCTGCTGGCGCTGGAGGAGGCCGAGCAGGTCGAGGCCGCCGATCACGCCGGCGGCGAGGAAACGGCGCCGACCGTGAAGGCGGCACGGATTGCCAAGCGGCGCACAAACCGAGGCGCACTGCCCGGCCACCTTCCGCGGATCGAGAGGCTCATCGACATCGCGAGCACAACTTGCCCGTGCTGCTCAGGCTCGCTGCACTGGATGGGCGAGGATGTGTCCGAGCGCCTCGACATCGTGCCAGCTCAGTTCCGGGTGCTGGTGATCCGCCGGCCGAAATATGCCTGCCGGGCCTGCGAGGAGGTCGTCGTGCAAGCCCCGGCACCGGCACGGCTGATCGAGGGCGGGCTGCCCACCGACGCCCTCGTTGCGCAGGTGCTGGTCTCGAAATACGCCGACCACCTACCGCTCTACCGTCAGGCACAGATCTATGCGCGTCAGGGGATCAGCCTCGACCGCTCCACCCTCGCGGACTGGGTCGGACGCGCCGCCTTCCTGCTGCGGCCGGTGCACGCGCGGCTGCTGGAGCATCTGAAAGCCTCGGGCAAGCTGTTTGCCGACGAGACCACCGCGCCGGTGCTCGACCCAGGGCGCGGGCGCACCAAGACAGGCCAGCTCTGGGCTTATGCTCGGGATGATCGACCCTGGGGCGGCACCGACCCGCCCGGTGTCGTCTACCTCTACGCGCCCGACCGCATGGCCGAGCGACCGGCGGCGCATCTGTCCGGGTTCGAAGGTGTGCTGCAGGTGGACGGCTACGCGGGCTACAAGGTTCTGGCCGAGCGCGGTCCGGTGCAACTGGCCTACTGCTGGGCTCATGTCCGCCGCCGCTTCTACGAGCTGGCACAAGCCGGCCCGGCGCCCATCGCGTCAGAGATGCTGGCCCGTATTGCGGGGCTGTATCGGATCGAGGCCGAGATCCGCGGCCGCTCGGCCGAGGAGCGGCGCGCAGCGCGCCAAGAGCGCAGCCGCCCTGTGATCGAGGCCTTGGAGCCTTGGCTGCGGGAAAAGCTCGCGCTGGTCAGCCAGAAGAGCAAACTCGCTGAAGCCATCCGCTACGCGCTCGGCCGCTGGGCCGGCCTGTCGCTCTTCCTTGAGAACGGCCGGGTCGAGATCGACTCGAACGTGGTGGAGCGGGCCATCCGTCCGTTGGCTCTGACACGGAAGAATGCGCTCTTCGCTGGATCCGACGGTGGCGGCGAGCACTGGGCGGTGATCGCCTCGCTGATCGAAACCTGCAAGCTCAACGGCGTCGAGCCGCAAGCCTACCTGGCCGACGTCATCATCCGCATCGTCCAAGGCCATCCGCAGCGGCGCCTCGACGAGCTTCTGCCCTGGGGCTACCCGAGCACACCCACCCTCCAAGCTGTGGCCTGA
- the tnpB gene encoding IS66 family insertion sequence element accessory protein TnpB (TnpB, as the term is used for proteins encoded by IS66 family insertion elements, is considered an accessory protein, since TnpC, encoded by a neighboring gene, is a DDE family transposase.) — protein MIGPTGAVRVMVATKPVDFRKGMDGLAGLVREAMDADPFSGAVYVFRSKRGDRVKLLFWDGTGVVLVAKRLEQGEFRWPKVQDGVMRLSAAQLSALLEGLDWKRVHEPRAVPVPLVAS, from the coding sequence GTGATCGGCCCGACCGGTGCGGTACGGGTGATGGTCGCCACAAAGCCGGTCGACTTCCGCAAGGGCATGGACGGGCTTGCTGGCTTGGTGCGGGAGGCGATGGATGCCGATCCGTTCTCGGGGGCCGTCTACGTGTTCCGCTCCAAACGCGGCGACCGCGTGAAGCTGCTCTTCTGGGATGGTACTGGCGTGGTGCTGGTGGCCAAGCGGCTGGAGCAGGGTGAGTTCCGCTGGCCGAAGGTGCAGGACGGCGTGATGCGGCTGAGCGCGGCGCAGCTCTCCGCTTTACTCGAAGGACTGGACTGGAAACGCGTGCACGAACCGCGGGCGGTGCCGGTTCCGCTCGTCGCAAGCTGA
- the tnpA gene encoding IS66-like element accessory protein TnpA, whose amino-acid sequence MLDHMLEPRTVRRLELFTGVTGRRRWSDEAKDRILQEALRPGAVVSEVARRHGLSPQHLFTWRRLARQARRAAAPSPLFVPAVVEPIPQEPRMAVPPHEPACRSLPRHGIEVEIGGAVVRIGAGAQPDAITAVIRALKAGS is encoded by the coding sequence ATGCTCGACCATATGCTTGAGCCGCGAACCGTACGGCGACTGGAACTCTTCACCGGGGTCACGGGCCGGCGACGCTGGTCGGACGAGGCGAAGGACCGCATCCTGCAGGAGGCGTTGAGACCGGGAGCGGTGGTCTCCGAGGTGGCCCGCCGGCACGGTCTCTCGCCGCAACACCTGTTCACCTGGCGCCGCTTGGCCCGACAGGCGCGTCGGGCCGCTGCCCCTTCGCCTCTGTTCGTGCCGGCCGTGGTCGAACCGATCCCGCAGGAGCCGCGCATGGCGGTTCCACCCCACGAGCCAGCGTGTCGCTCGCTGCCGAGGCATGGCATCGAGGTGGAGATCGGCGGCGCAGTAGTGCGCATCGGCGCCGGCGCGCAGCCCGATGCGATCACAGCCGTGATCCGCGCGTTGAAGGCTGGCTCGTGA